A genomic region of Mycobacterium sp. Aquia_213 contains the following coding sequences:
- a CDS encoding FtsW/RodA/SpoVE family cell cycle protein, producing MTTQVQPPVTVVTPPLPTRRNSELLLLCFAAAITVAALLIVDANQGRGLRWGLASYGLAFLAVFGSAHLAIRRFAPYTDPLLLPIVALLNGLGLVMIHRLDLVGNELSGRHHPSATQQLLWTLVSVAAFALVVTFLKDHRQLARYGYIFGLTGLVFLAIPALLPASLSEQNGAKIWIRLPGFSIQPAEFSKILLLIFFSAVLVAKRGLFTSVGKHLMGMTLPRPRDLAPLLAAWVISIGVMVFEKDLGTSLLLYASFLVVVYLATQRFSWVIIGLVLFAAGSVAAYFMFAHVRTRVQMWWDPFSDPDGSGYQIVQSLFSFATGGIFGTGLGNGQPDTVPAASTDFIIAAFGEELGLVGLASILMLYTIVIVRGMRTAIATRDSFGKLLAAGLASTLAIQLFIVVGGVTQLIPLTGLTTPWMSYGGSSLLANYVLLAILARISHSARRPLRDRKRDTAPIAVAGTEVIQKV from the coding sequence ATGACCACGCAGGTCCAGCCGCCGGTCACGGTCGTCACGCCGCCGCTGCCTACTCGGCGCAACTCTGAGCTGCTGTTGTTGTGCTTCGCCGCGGCGATCACCGTCGCCGCGTTGCTCATCGTCGATGCCAATCAGGGCCGCGGACTGCGCTGGGGCCTGGCCAGCTACGGGCTGGCCTTCTTGGCCGTATTCGGAAGCGCACACCTGGCCATCCGGCGCTTCGCCCCTTACACCGATCCGCTGCTGCTGCCAATTGTGGCGCTGCTCAACGGACTTGGCTTGGTGATGATCCACCGGCTCGACCTGGTCGGCAACGAGCTCAGCGGCCGCCATCACCCCAGCGCAACCCAACAGCTGCTGTGGACCCTGGTCAGCGTTGCCGCGTTCGCGCTCGTCGTCACCTTCCTCAAAGATCACCGGCAGTTGGCACGCTACGGCTACATCTTTGGACTCACGGGCCTGGTCTTTCTGGCGATCCCCGCCCTGCTGCCGGCGTCGCTGTCCGAGCAGAACGGCGCCAAGATTTGGATTCGCTTGCCGGGCTTCTCAATTCAGCCTGCCGAGTTCTCCAAAATTCTGCTGCTGATCTTCTTCTCCGCGGTGCTGGTCGCCAAGCGTGGTCTGTTCACCAGCGTCGGCAAGCACCTGATGGGGATGACCCTGCCACGCCCGCGAGACCTCGCGCCGCTGTTGGCGGCCTGGGTGATCTCGATCGGTGTGATGGTCTTCGAAAAAGACCTCGGCACTTCGCTACTGCTCTACGCGTCGTTTCTGGTGGTGGTCTACCTGGCCACCCAGCGTTTCAGTTGGGTGATCATCGGCCTGGTGCTGTTCGCGGCGGGAAGCGTTGCGGCGTACTTCATGTTCGCGCACGTACGGACTCGCGTACAGATGTGGTGGGACCCGTTCTCCGACCCCGACGGCAGCGGCTATCAAATCGTGCAGTCGCTCTTCAGCTTTGCCACCGGAGGCATCTTCGGCACCGGTCTGGGCAACGGCCAGCCCGACACCGTGCCGGCCGCGTCCACCGATTTCATCATCGCCGCATTCGGTGAAGAGCTCGGACTCGTCGGGCTGGCCAGCATCTTGATGCTCTACACCATCGTCATCGTCCGGGGTATGCGGACCGCGATCGCGACCCGCGACAGCTTCGGCAAGCTGCTCGCTGCCGGTCTGGCCTCGACGCTGGCGATCCAGCTGTTCATCGTCGTCGGCGGCGTCACCCAACTCATTCCGCTGACCGGACTGACCACACCGTGGATGTCCTACGGCGGATCCTCACTGCTGGCCAACTATGTGCTGTTGGCCATCCTGGCGCGGATCTCGCACAGCGCCCGACGCCCGTTGCGCGACCGCAAGCGCGACACGGCGCCGATCGCGGTCGCCGGCACCGAGGTGATTCAAAAGGTATGA
- the pbpA gene encoding D,D-transpeptidase PbpA, producing MNTSLRRISVTVMALIVLLLLNATMTQVFAADGLRADPRNQRVLLDEYSRQRGQIIAGGQLLAYSVATDSRYRFLRVYPNPAVYAPVTGFYSLRYSSSGLERAEDSLLNGSDERLFGRRLADFFTGRDPRGGNVDTTINPRMQQAAWDAMQQGCGGPPCKGAVVALEPSTGKILAMVSSPSYDPNLLSSHDPEVQAQAWQRLRDDPDNPLTNRAISETYPPGSTFKVITTAAALQAGAKDDEQLTAAATIPLPNSTATLENYGGTPCGDQPTVSLSEAFAKSCNTAFVQLGILTGAQALRSMAHSFGLDSSPSVIPLQVAESTVGIIADAAALGMSSIGQKDVALTPLQNAEIAATIANDGVTMQPYLVESLKGPDLANISTTAPYQQRRAVSPQIAAKLTELMVGAEKAAQQKGAIPGVQIASKTGTAEHGADPRNTPPHAWYIAFAPAQTPKVAVAVLVENGADRLSATGGALAAPIGRAVIQAALQAGP from the coding sequence ATGAACACCTCGCTCCGCCGGATCTCGGTGACCGTGATGGCGCTGATCGTGCTCCTCCTTCTCAACGCCACCATGACGCAGGTCTTCGCCGCTGACGGGTTGCGGGCAGACCCGCGCAATCAGCGGGTCCTGCTCGACGAATACTCGCGCCAACGCGGCCAGATCATCGCCGGCGGCCAGCTGCTGGCCTACTCGGTGGCCACCGACAGCCGGTACCGTTTCCTGCGGGTCTACCCCAACCCGGCGGTGTATGCGCCGGTCACTGGCTTCTACTCGTTGCGGTATTCCAGCTCCGGACTCGAACGCGCCGAAGACTCCCTCCTGAACGGCTCCGACGAGCGCTTGTTCGGGCGGCGGCTGGCCGACTTCTTCACCGGCCGCGATCCCCGCGGCGGCAACGTCGACACCACGATCAACCCCCGGATGCAGCAGGCTGCCTGGGACGCCATGCAGCAGGGCTGCGGCGGGCCGCCCTGCAAGGGCGCCGTGGTCGCCCTGGAGCCGTCCACCGGCAAAATTCTGGCCATGGTGTCGTCGCCGTCCTATGACCCCAACCTGCTGTCATCGCACGACCCCGAGGTGCAGGCGCAGGCATGGCAGCGGCTGCGCGACGACCCGGACAACCCGCTCACCAACCGTGCGATCTCGGAGACCTACCCGCCCGGTTCGACATTCAAGGTGATCACGACCGCGGCGGCGCTGCAGGCCGGTGCCAAGGACGATGAGCAGCTGACGGCGGCGGCCACGATCCCCCTGCCCAACAGCACCGCCACCTTGGAGAACTATGGCGGCACGCCATGTGGCGACCAGCCAACCGTCTCGCTGAGCGAAGCCTTCGCCAAGTCGTGCAACACCGCATTCGTGCAGCTGGGCATCCTCACCGGGGCCCAGGCCCTGCGCAGCATGGCGCATTCGTTCGGCCTGGACAGCAGCCCGAGCGTGATTCCGCTCCAAGTAGCGGAATCGACTGTTGGGATAATCGCGGATGCCGCCGCTCTCGGGATGTCTAGCATCGGGCAGAAGGACGTGGCGCTGACCCCGCTGCAGAACGCGGAGATCGCGGCGACCATCGCGAACGACGGCGTGACGATGCAGCCCTACCTGGTCGAGAGCCTCAAGGGGCCGGACTTGGCCAACATCAGCACGACTGCGCCCTATCAGCAGCGTCGCGCGGTGTCGCCGCAGATCGCCGCTAAGCTGACAGAGCTCATGGTCGGTGCCGAGAAGGCTGCACAGCAGAAAGGGGCCATTCCCGGCGTGCAGATCGCATCCAAGACCGGTACCGCAGAGCATGGCGCCGATCCGCGTAACACTCCGCCGCACGCGTGGTACATCGCATTCGCGCCCGCGCAGACGCCGAAGGTTGCCGTGGCCGTGCTCGTGGAGAACGGTGCAGACCGTCTTTCGGCGACGGGCGGCGCGCTCGCGGCGCCGATCGGACGGGCCGTGATCCAGGCCGCATTGCAGGCGGGCCCATGA
- a CDS encoding DUF3662 and FHA domain-containing protein → MGSQRGLAARIERKLESTVGDAFARMFGGSIVPQEVEALLRREAEDGLQPLRGNRLLAPNEYVITLGVHDFEKVRADPDLTSNAFGRYLADYIHEQGWETYGDVVVRFEQLPNLHTGQFRARGAVNPDVEPRPKVNDPARPQSNQAFTAEPGVPPMTDNSGYRGGQGQGRPGDEYYDERYGRPQDDQRGAQEPQGGPDPRAGFPPEQGGYPPPGGYQPPRPPEQGGYQDQRGGYPEQGGYPPQGGYPDQGGYPPQGGYPGQGGYQEQRGGYPDQGQGGYPPSYEQRPPAAGGGYGAPGYDQGAAGYDQAGQGYDQGYRQAGGGYGQPPGGGQPSYGAGYGEYGRGPARPEEGGYAPPGTPSAPEPQRPAYPEQGGGYDQGYPQGGQAYGGQPEYGGGDYTQYAENVPAGGYGPGAGAGYPETAHRDYEYGQQGEYGQQGGEYGQPADYGQPAEYGQQAGGGYGGYGQGGYGSAGAAVTLQLDDGSGRTYQLREGSNIVGRGQDAQFRLPDTGVSRRHLEIRWDGQVALLSDLNSTNGTTVNNAPIQEWQLADGDVIRLGHSEIIVRIH, encoded by the coding sequence ATGGGTAGCCAACGGGGGCTCGCTGCCCGGATCGAGCGCAAGCTCGAGTCGACCGTCGGCGATGCATTTGCCCGGATGTTCGGGGGATCGATTGTCCCCCAAGAGGTTGAGGCGCTGTTGCGCCGTGAAGCCGAGGACGGCCTGCAGCCGCTGCGCGGAAATCGCCTTTTGGCGCCCAACGAATACGTCATTACCCTCGGTGTGCACGACTTCGAGAAGGTGCGCGCCGATCCGGATCTGACGTCGAACGCGTTCGGTAGATACCTGGCCGACTACATCCATGAACAGGGGTGGGAAACGTATGGTGATGTCGTCGTTCGGTTCGAGCAGTTGCCGAACCTGCATACCGGACAGTTTCGCGCACGCGGCGCTGTCAACCCCGATGTCGAGCCCCGCCCGAAGGTCAATGATCCCGCCCGGCCACAATCAAATCAGGCGTTCACCGCAGAACCAGGAGTACCACCAATGACTGACAACTCAGGCTATCGCGGCGGTCAGGGGCAGGGACGTCCCGGCGACGAGTATTACGACGAGCGTTACGGGCGGCCGCAAGACGACCAGCGCGGCGCCCAGGAGCCGCAGGGCGGGCCCGACCCTCGCGCAGGATTTCCGCCGGAGCAGGGCGGCTACCCGCCCCCGGGTGGATACCAGCCGCCTCGGCCACCCGAGCAGGGCGGCTATCAAGACCAGCGCGGCGGCTACCCCGAGCAGGGCGGATATCCTCCGCAGGGCGGCTACCCCGACCAGGGCGGATACCCCCCGCAGGGCGGGTACCCCGGCCAGGGCGGCTACCAAGAGCAGCGCGGGGGCTACCCCGACCAGGGTCAGGGCGGCTACCCGCCGTCGTATGAGCAGCGTCCGCCCGCCGCTGGCGGCGGCTACGGCGCCCCAGGCTACGACCAAGGTGCTGCGGGCTACGACCAGGCCGGGCAAGGTTACGACCAGGGCTACCGCCAGGCTGGCGGCGGCTACGGTCAGCCCCCCGGCGGTGGCCAGCCGAGCTACGGCGCCGGTTACGGCGAGTACGGTCGCGGGCCCGCTCGTCCCGAAGAAGGCGGCTACGCCCCTCCGGGCACCCCGAGCGCGCCGGAACCGCAGCGCCCGGCCTACCCCGAGCAGGGCGGCGGTTACGACCAGGGTTACCCGCAAGGTGGCCAGGCCTATGGCGGCCAGCCGGAGTACGGCGGCGGGGACTACACGCAGTACGCGGAGAACGTTCCGGCCGGTGGGTACGGCCCGGGGGCCGGCGCCGGATACCCCGAGACCGCCCACCGCGATTACGAATATGGACAGCAGGGCGAGTACGGCCAACAAGGCGGCGAGTACGGCCAGCCGGCCGACTACGGGCAGCCGGCTGAGTATGGCCAGCAGGCCGGCGGCGGCTACGGCGGTTACGGGCAGGGCGGTTACGGATCCGCCGGAGCGGCGGTCACGCTGCAGCTCGACGACGGCAGCGGCCGGACCTACCAGCTGCGCGAAGGTTCCAACATCGTCGGTCGCGGACAAGACGCCCAGTTCCGGTTGCCCGACACCGGTGTGTCACGGCGCCACTTGGAAATCCGCTGGGATGGACAGGTCGCGCTGTTGTCCGACCTCAACTCCACGAACGGTACGACAGTGAACAACGCACCGATACAGGAGTGGCAGTTGGCGGACGGCGACGTGATCCGTTTGGGCCACTCGGAGATCATCGTTCGGATCCACTGA
- a CDS encoding SCO6745 family protein → MRRQPELARRFYDRFEPVHAVTYFAPEARAALDELGYRGFWMGYFAARSAPLGTASPELVTAIFHNFAPQRVAKALPAAWQIAGPEAALRARQDSAVAALRRYGLQDDENVSAAAELAGKAARQAPVDGRPLFAANLALPWPDSPLAALWHATTLLREQRGDGHVAVLTAAGISGRQCNVLHAAADRVPRDYIARTRDYDDTEWRHHEQRLAERGLLNDDGTLTAAGAELKDHVESSTDALGLSALDALSDDEVEALFQALTPITRAVVEGGDVLAVTPMALRRTELHDASAHLG, encoded by the coding sequence GTGCGCAGACAACCTGAGTTGGCGCGACGGTTCTACGACCGATTCGAGCCGGTGCACGCGGTGACATACTTCGCGCCGGAGGCGCGTGCGGCACTCGACGAGCTGGGATACCGGGGTTTCTGGATGGGCTACTTCGCGGCCCGGTCCGCCCCGCTGGGCACGGCGTCACCGGAGCTGGTGACCGCGATCTTCCACAACTTCGCTCCCCAACGCGTCGCCAAGGCCTTGCCGGCGGCATGGCAGATCGCCGGTCCGGAAGCCGCGTTGCGCGCCCGGCAGGACTCAGCGGTCGCCGCGCTGCGCCGCTACGGCTTGCAAGACGACGAAAACGTCAGTGCCGCAGCAGAATTAGCGGGAAAGGCAGCGCGTCAAGCGCCCGTTGACGGGCGACCGCTGTTCGCCGCCAACCTTGCGCTGCCGTGGCCGGACAGCCCGCTGGCCGCGCTGTGGCATGCCACCACGCTGCTGCGTGAGCAGCGCGGCGACGGCCACGTGGCGGTATTGACCGCCGCCGGCATCTCGGGCCGGCAGTGCAACGTGCTGCATGCCGCGGCGGACCGCGTCCCGCGCGACTACATCGCTCGCACCCGCGACTACGACGACACCGAATGGCGTCACCACGAACAGCGCCTGGCCGAGCGTGGACTGCTTAACGACGACGGCACGCTCACCGCGGCCGGCGCCGAGCTCAAGGACCACGTCGAATCGAGCACCGACGCCCTCGGCCTGTCGGCACTCGATGCCCTCAGTGACGACGAGGTGGAGGCGCTGTTCCAGGCGCTCACGCCGATCACCCGGGCGGTGGTCGAAGGCGGCGACGTCCTCGCGGTCACTCCAATGGCGTTGCGCCGCACAGAATTACACGACGCCAGCGCGCACTTGGGCTGA
- a CDS encoding PP2C family protein-serine/threonine phosphatase: MTLVLRYAARSDRGLVRANNEDSVYAGARLLALADGMGGHAAGEVASQLVIAALAHLDDDEPGGDLLAKLDTAVRSGNSAIAAQVEMEPDLEGMGTTLTAILFAGNRLGLVHIGDSRGYLLRDGELAQITKDDTFVQTLVDEGRITKEEAHSHPQRSLIMRALTGHEVEPTLTMREARAGDRYLLCSDGLSDPVSDETIHEALQIPDVAESAYRLIELALRGGGPDNVTVVVADVVDYDYGQTQPILAGAVSGEEDQLTLPNTSAGRASAIGPRKEAAKRVVPQEEPAPRPRFAWRRMVIVVTLVVLLALTGVAIGRAIIRSNYYVAEYGGMVSIMRGIQGSLLGMSLHEPYLVGCLNARNDLSIIGFSQSGGHLDCRLMQLQDLRPAARAQVLAGLPAGTLDEAEAQLKELSANNLLPPCPPPRATSPPGAPSPATSGTTPPSATAPPTPSTGTPPTSTAPSNAPASTPPAPPATTSPTTTSPTVTTLPPLPPQPGIDCRAAA; encoded by the coding sequence GTGACCCTGGTCCTGCGATATGCCGCCCGCAGCGATCGCGGCCTGGTACGCGCCAACAACGAAGACTCCGTCTATGCCGGCGCCCGACTTCTCGCCCTGGCCGACGGCATGGGTGGCCACGCGGCCGGCGAGGTGGCGTCCCAGTTGGTGATCGCCGCGTTGGCACACCTCGACGATGACGAACCCGGGGGCGACCTGCTCGCCAAGCTCGACACGGCGGTGCGCTCCGGCAATTCGGCCATCGCCGCGCAAGTGGAGATGGAGCCCGACCTCGAAGGGATGGGCACCACCCTTACCGCAATCCTGTTCGCGGGCAACCGTCTTGGGCTGGTGCACATCGGAGACTCGCGCGGCTATCTGCTACGCGACGGCGAGCTGGCCCAGATCACCAAGGACGACACCTTCGTCCAGACCTTGGTCGACGAAGGGCGAATCACCAAGGAAGAGGCGCACAGCCATCCGCAGCGATCGCTGATCATGCGGGCGCTGACCGGCCATGAGGTCGAGCCCACGTTGACCATGCGCGAAGCCCGCGCCGGTGATCGTTACCTGCTCTGCTCGGACGGGCTGTCGGATCCGGTCAGCGACGAGACCATCCACGAGGCGCTGCAGATACCGGACGTCGCCGAAAGTGCTTACCGTCTCATCGAATTGGCGCTGCGCGGCGGCGGCCCCGACAATGTGACGGTCGTGGTCGCCGATGTCGTCGACTACGACTACGGCCAGACCCAGCCGATTCTTGCCGGCGCGGTATCCGGCGAAGAAGACCAGCTGACACTGCCCAACACCTCGGCGGGCCGGGCTTCGGCCATCGGTCCCCGTAAAGAAGCCGCCAAACGTGTTGTGCCACAAGAGGAACCGGCGCCACGTCCCCGCTTTGCCTGGCGGCGGATGGTCATCGTGGTCACGCTGGTGGTACTGCTGGCACTCACGGGCGTGGCCATCGGGCGGGCCATCATCCGAAGCAACTACTACGTCGCCGAGTACGGCGGCATGGTGTCGATCATGCGGGGCATTCAGGGATCACTGCTCGGCATGTCGCTGCACGAACCGTATTTGGTGGGCTGTCTCAACGCACGCAACGACTTATCGATCATCGGCTTCAGCCAGTCCGGGGGCCACCTCGACTGCCGGCTGATGCAACTGCAGGATCTGCGCCCCGCCGCGCGTGCGCAAGTGTTGGCCGGGCTTCCGGCCGGCACTCTCGACGAGGCCGAAGCGCAGTTGAAGGAATTGTCGGCGAATAACCTGCTGCCGCCCTGCCCGCCGCCGCGGGCGACCTCGCCCCCGGGGGCACCGAGCCCGGCGACCAGCGGGACGACACCGCCGAGCGCCACCGCGCCCCCCACCCCTTCCACCGGCACCCCACCCACCAGCACGGCTCCGAGCAACGCCCCCGCCAGCACCCCTCCAGCACCGCCCGCGACCACGTCGCCCACGACCACTTCCCCGACGGTGACTACGCTTCCGCCACTTCCACCTCAGCCGGGCATCGACTGCCGGGCGGCTGCATGA
- a CDS encoding PPE family protein, SVP subgroup — protein MDYALLPPEVNSARIYAGPGSGPMLAAASAWQTLAAELYSTASSYQAAITELTAGPWLGPAAAAMTAAAAPYVSWMRTAAEQAEQAGNRAIAAAAAYEAAFAETVPPPVVAANRSLLAALVATNFLGQNTTAIATTEAQYGEMWAQDTGAMQSYASESASATTLTPFDSPSPSTSTDGPTDQAAAVAQATGSTAGDAQGAVSSAQQAFSAVPNALINLASPQDAFGFGGRDLLGLLADLSAVFLDPEIGAAGLAADTSLGTTALPYDVGGYWTGVHTDDIVSGWAGVQPWPGNAATPPTSFPVINEPASTVSGQFRHAPSVGRLSVPPAWVAAAPELRAMTAALPAATVGAAAQATGSSAGSLFSQMALASMAGRAMAGTTGGGGARLQERIGLPGPKPKGAPPPEPAEVQQAPMGGPITSIAAELRELASLRDAGILTQDEFVEQKQRLLPRDP, from the coding sequence GTGGATTACGCACTTCTGCCGCCGGAGGTCAACTCCGCGCGCATCTATGCCGGACCTGGCTCCGGACCGATGCTGGCAGCTGCGTCCGCGTGGCAGACGCTTGCCGCCGAGTTGTACTCGACAGCAAGTTCGTATCAGGCAGCAATCACCGAGCTGACCGCCGGACCTTGGCTGGGTCCGGCAGCGGCGGCAATGACCGCGGCCGCCGCCCCGTATGTGAGCTGGATGCGGACCGCCGCCGAGCAGGCTGAGCAGGCGGGCAATCGGGCCATCGCGGCGGCCGCCGCCTATGAAGCAGCCTTCGCGGAGACGGTGCCGCCGCCGGTGGTCGCGGCCAACCGCAGCCTGCTGGCCGCCCTGGTCGCCACGAACTTCTTAGGGCAGAACACCACGGCGATCGCCACCACCGAGGCACAGTACGGCGAGATGTGGGCTCAGGACACCGGCGCAATGCAGAGTTATGCGAGCGAGTCGGCGTCGGCCACGACACTGACCCCGTTCGACTCGCCGTCGCCGAGCACCAGCACGGACGGGCCGACGGACCAAGCCGCCGCGGTCGCTCAGGCCACCGGCAGCACCGCCGGCGATGCGCAGGGCGCCGTCTCGTCGGCTCAGCAGGCCTTCTCCGCGGTCCCCAACGCACTGATCAACCTCGCGAGCCCGCAAGACGCCTTCGGGTTTGGGGGACGGGACCTGCTGGGCCTGCTCGCGGACCTGAGCGCGGTTTTTCTCGATCCCGAAATTGGGGCAGCGGGACTTGCGGCCGACACGTCACTGGGGACTACGGCCCTCCCCTACGACGTCGGCGGTTACTGGACCGGTGTCCATACCGATGACATCGTCAGCGGCTGGGCAGGTGTACAACCTTGGCCGGGTAACGCAGCGACACCGCCGACGTCATTTCCGGTGATCAACGAGCCTGCCTCGACGGTTTCCGGACAGTTCCGCCACGCACCATCGGTCGGACGGTTGTCGGTGCCGCCGGCATGGGTGGCCGCGGCCCCCGAGTTGCGCGCGATGACGGCGGCGCTACCTGCCGCGACCGTCGGCGCCGCCGCCCAAGCCACCGGCTCGAGCGCGGGCAGCCTGTTCAGCCAGATGGCCCTGGCGAGCATGGCCGGACGCGCGATGGCCGGCACCACCGGCGGGGGTGGCGCAAGACTCCAGGAGCGGATCGGGCTGCCCGGGCCTAAGCCGAAGGGCGCACCGCCGCCCGAGCCGGCCGAAGTGCAACAAGCCCCAATGGGTGGCCCGATCACCAGCATCGCCGCCGAACTGCGCGAGCTGGCCTCGCTGCGTGACGCGGGCATCCTTACTCAAGACGAATTCGTCGAGCAGAAGCAGCGGCTGCTGCCGCGTGATCCGTAG
- a CDS encoding pirin family protein — protein MSNLETAPAEVACSASRIAGTEVLHPREVPLGGPRAIRVQRTLPQRRRSLIGAWCFVDHYGPVKARMDVPPHPHTGLQTVSWLFSGEVEHRDSAGVHAMVRPGELNLMTAGAGICHSEVSVDSDAVLHGVQLWVALPDSDRGTGRGFAHYVPDPISLPGAVARVFLGELAGSRSPVHTFTPLLGAQIDLAANAELQLDVDPAFEHGVLCDAGTVAMNGTSLAVAELGYRGPGSAAVELRNVGGRPARVVLLGGAPFTEELLMWWNFVGRSHDEIVGYRQLWEDADARFGAVEGYRGSVTRLPAPPLPTARLRPRSVPRAPNGKDTA, from the coding sequence GTGAGCAATCTCGAGACCGCGCCGGCCGAAGTCGCCTGCAGCGCTTCGCGGATTGCGGGGACCGAGGTGCTGCACCCGCGCGAGGTTCCGTTGGGCGGCCCACGTGCCATCCGGGTGCAACGCACCCTGCCGCAACGGCGGCGCTCGCTGATCGGAGCGTGGTGCTTTGTCGACCATTACGGCCCCGTCAAAGCGCGCATGGATGTTCCCCCACACCCGCATACGGGACTACAGACGGTGAGCTGGCTGTTCAGTGGAGAAGTGGAACACCGCGACAGCGCAGGAGTGCACGCCATGGTCCGGCCCGGCGAATTGAATCTGATGACCGCGGGCGCGGGCATTTGTCATTCCGAGGTATCGGTCGATTCGGACGCCGTCTTGCACGGAGTGCAGCTGTGGGTCGCCCTGCCCGATTCCGATCGCGGTACCGGGCGCGGCTTCGCTCACTATGTGCCCGACCCCATCTCGCTTCCCGGGGCGGTGGCGCGGGTGTTTTTGGGCGAGCTGGCCGGCAGCCGCTCTCCGGTGCATACGTTCACCCCGCTGCTCGGCGCCCAGATCGATCTCGCCGCGAACGCTGAGCTGCAACTCGATGTCGACCCGGCATTCGAGCACGGTGTGCTCTGCGATGCGGGCACCGTGGCGATGAACGGAACAAGCCTGGCGGTCGCCGAACTCGGCTATCGGGGACCCGGCAGCGCCGCAGTCGAGCTGCGCAATGTTGGAGGGCGACCGGCGCGGGTAGTGCTGCTGGGTGGCGCCCCGTTCACCGAAGAACTGCTGATGTGGTGGAACTTCGTCGGGCGCAGCCATGACGAAATCGTCGGCTATCGCCAGCTATGGGAAGACGCCGACGCGCGCTTCGGCGCCGTCGAGGGCTACCGGGGCTCAGTCACCCGGCTGCCCGCCCCGCCGCTGCCGACCGCCCGGCTGCGGCCACGATCAGTCCCGCGCGCACCAAATGGAAAGGACACCGCATGA
- a CDS encoding GNAT family N-acetyltransferase encodes MTTDKTGAETTVTEGHQTYTIAVEGKTAGHADYADRGDQRVFYHTVVDPEFGGRGLATILLEEALNAARDAGKRIVPVCSMVETVLKKHPEFDELTDPVTAEVRGWALTRPSG; translated from the coding sequence ATGACAACCGACAAGACGGGTGCAGAAACCACCGTCACCGAGGGGCATCAGACGTACACCATCGCCGTCGAGGGCAAGACCGCCGGCCACGCCGACTATGCCGACCGCGGCGACCAGCGGGTTTTCTACCACACCGTGGTCGATCCCGAATTCGGCGGACGCGGCCTGGCAACCATCCTCCTCGAGGAGGCGCTGAACGCTGCGCGCGACGCGGGCAAGCGCATCGTGCCGGTGTGCTCGATGGTCGAGACGGTGCTCAAGAAGCATCCCGAATTCGACGAGCTCACCGACCCCGTCACCGCCGAGGTCAGGGGCTGGGCGTTGACCCGGCCCAGCGGCTAA
- a CDS encoding FHA domain-containing protein FhaB/FipA — protein MQGLVLQLTRAGFLMLLWVFIWSVLRILKTDIYAPTGAVMVRRGLVLRGTLLPSRQRRHAARYLVVTEGAFAGARITLSGQPVLIGRADDSTLVLTDDYASTRHARLSQRGSEWYVEDLGSTNGTYLDRAKVTTAVRVPIGTPIRIGKTAIELRP, from the coding sequence ATGCAGGGACTGGTACTGCAGCTGACGCGTGCCGGATTTTTAATGCTGTTATGGGTTTTTATCTGGTCTGTTCTCCGGATCTTGAAGACTGACATCTACGCACCAACCGGTGCGGTCATGGTGCGCCGTGGATTGGTGTTGCGCGGCACGTTGCTGCCCTCCCGCCAGCGCCGCCATGCCGCCCGCTATTTGGTGGTGACCGAAGGGGCGTTCGCAGGTGCACGCATCACCCTCAGCGGGCAGCCGGTGTTGATCGGGCGTGCAGACGACTCGACGCTGGTGCTGACCGACGACTACGCCTCAACGCGGCATGCCCGGCTGTCTCAACGGGGCTCGGAATGGTACGTCGAGGATCTAGGATCGACCAACGGCACTTACCTTGACAGGGCGAAGGTGACCACTGCGGTACGAGTTCCAATCGGAACGCCGATTCGGATCGGCAAGACGGCAATCGAGCTGCGCCCGTGA